A window of the Streptomyces luomodiensis genome harbors these coding sequences:
- a CDS encoding sensor histidine kinase codes for MSLPALFPRRTDRSPEQRRLASAQWTITLRISLVMSVIMLLVGAIVYCVVLVAQRADAERETQWSVEHNTIDSPPVCVWMTVERNGLVRSTPGIPAGLPVTSSLDAVREGGSPRLERVERGGEEYTVRTAWRGSELVQAAYGERFQRADRNHLLLAFAAAEAVGLVLVAVASGLLARRAMTPLSEALDRQRRFVADASHELRTPLTQLHTRAQLLARRSGSASPQQLAGDLQRLVTGTRQLGDIIDDLLLSARLSRSPGSCEPVDLDTLAEEAVTAEDARAQSMGLTVRLRCGPERHVVMGTAPALRRVIAALVDNAMGHTPAGGEVVVSVDAPLPGTVSLSVRDTGVGFPPEEAERIFERFARGTAGGRGRRFGLGLALAREVVESHRGRITAEGRPGDGALFTVELPTARVAETIPRPRPSAACLPAGARGTDAPGP; via the coding sequence ATGTCGCTTCCGGCCCTCTTCCCACGCCGTACGGACCGCAGCCCCGAGCAGCGCAGGCTCGCCTCCGCCCAGTGGACGATCACCCTGCGCATCTCGCTGGTGATGTCGGTGATCATGTTGCTGGTCGGGGCCATCGTCTACTGCGTCGTCCTGGTCGCCCAACGCGCCGACGCCGAGCGCGAGACCCAGTGGAGCGTCGAGCACAACACCATCGACAGCCCGCCGGTCTGCGTGTGGATGACCGTGGAGCGGAACGGGTTGGTCCGCAGCACCCCCGGCATTCCCGCCGGACTGCCCGTGACCTCCAGCCTGGACGCGGTCCGCGAGGGCGGTTCGCCGAGGCTGGAACGGGTGGAGCGAGGGGGTGAGGAGTACACGGTGCGCACCGCGTGGCGCGGCTCGGAGCTCGTCCAGGCGGCGTACGGGGAACGCTTCCAGCGCGCCGACCGCAACCACCTGCTGCTGGCCTTCGCAGCGGCGGAGGCGGTCGGCCTGGTGCTCGTCGCGGTCGCCAGCGGCCTGCTCGCGCGGCGCGCCATGACACCGCTGTCCGAGGCCCTGGACCGGCAGCGGCGGTTCGTCGCGGACGCCAGCCACGAACTGCGCACTCCGCTGACCCAGTTGCACACCCGCGCGCAGCTCCTGGCCCGCCGTTCCGGTTCGGCGAGCCCCCAGCAGCTGGCCGGTGACCTCCAGCGGCTGGTGACCGGAACCCGCCAGCTCGGCGACATCATCGACGATCTGCTGCTGTCCGCGCGGCTCTCCCGGTCGCCGGGCTCCTGCGAGCCCGTCGACCTCGACACGCTCGCCGAGGAGGCGGTGACCGCCGAGGACGCCCGAGCCCAGTCGATGGGGCTGACCGTGCGGCTGCGGTGCGGGCCGGAGCGGCATGTGGTGATGGGCACCGCGCCGGCCCTGCGCCGGGTGATCGCCGCGCTGGTCGACAACGCGATGGGGCACACCCCGGCCGGCGGGGAGGTCGTGGTGTCCGTGGACGCCCCGCTCCCCGGCACCGTGTCGCTGTCCGTACGCGACACCGGCGTCGGGTTCCCGCCGGAGGAGGCCGAGCGCATCTTCGAACGGTTCGCCAGGGGCACCGCCGGTGGCCGGGGCAGACGGTTCGGGCTCGGCCTGGCGCTCGCCCGTGAGGTGGTCGAGAGCCATCGGGGGCGGATCACCGCCGAGGGACGCCCGGGGGACGGCGCGCTGTTCACCGTCGAGCTGCCGACGGCGCGGGTAGCGGAGACGATCCCGCGACCGCGGCCGAGCGCGGCGTGCCTCCCTGCGGGCGCCCGGGGGACGGATGCCCCCGGCCCCTGA
- a CDS encoding MFS transporter has product MSHRPMAPATPTAGGPGGAAAPARPWWTVAVAVLAQTLVLLDNTVLNVAMETLADPVRGLGAGSADLAWANASYSLVFAAGSFTGGALADRYGPRRVLVAGLVVLAAAATLAAFAPGATELTVTRGFMGAGGALITPATLAIVTRGTAPAHRTRAIAIWASAGGAAVALGPVVGGALLTRFWWGSVFLVNLPVVAVCLAGAALLVPEVRYAERRVLDTSALVLSVLGLGLVVYGVIRGGRPAGWTSPAALLALAVGLALLAALVVTQSRRETPGFDVRLFAEPRFAGGSVTLLLLFFGLAGQLFYCAFYLQGVHGLSALAAGGVMASAAGGIVLGNQVSPALCRLLTVRWCAIAGILLAGLTFGGYVAFTADTPVAWIAGVLFAQGTGIGLVVAPMTAEMMAALPRRYTGAGAAVSAATRPVGSTLGVAVLGSVLATAYRGNIRPALDGLAPGTRDRAMDSAEATRAVARSLNRPDLLAAANRAYLHAMYVTATWTALLSLAGAVLVIGYFRPRPSQTEAASGDGSAPPADRAHRS; this is encoded by the coding sequence GTGAGCCACCGGCCCATGGCCCCGGCCACCCCCACCGCGGGCGGGCCCGGCGGCGCGGCCGCTCCGGCGCGGCCGTGGTGGACGGTGGCGGTGGCGGTTCTGGCGCAGACGCTGGTCCTGCTGGACAACACGGTCCTCAACGTGGCGATGGAGACCCTCGCCGACCCGGTGCGCGGGCTCGGGGCCGGCTCCGCGGACCTGGCCTGGGCCAACGCCTCGTACTCGCTGGTCTTCGCCGCGGGCAGCTTCACCGGAGGCGCTCTGGCCGACCGCTACGGGCCGCGCCGCGTCCTGGTCGCCGGGCTGGTGGTGCTGGCCGCCGCCGCCACGCTGGCCGCGTTCGCGCCCGGGGCCACGGAACTGACCGTCACCCGCGGCTTCATGGGCGCGGGCGGGGCGCTGATCACCCCGGCGACACTCGCGATCGTCACCCGCGGTACCGCGCCCGCCCACCGGACCCGGGCGATCGCCATCTGGGCCTCGGCGGGCGGCGCGGCCGTCGCGCTCGGACCGGTGGTGGGCGGGGCGCTGCTGACCCGGTTCTGGTGGGGCTCGGTGTTCCTCGTCAACCTTCCGGTGGTGGCGGTGTGTCTGGCCGGCGCGGCTCTCCTGGTGCCCGAGGTGCGCTATGCCGAGCGCAGGGTGCTCGACACCTCGGCCCTGGTGCTCTCCGTCCTGGGGCTGGGGCTCGTGGTGTACGGCGTCATCCGGGGCGGCCGCCCGGCCGGCTGGACGAGCCCGGCCGCCCTGCTGGCCCTCGCCGTCGGCCTCGCCCTGCTGGCGGCGCTCGTGGTGACGCAGAGCCGCCGGGAGACACCGGGGTTCGATGTGCGCCTCTTCGCCGAGCCGCGCTTCGCGGGCGGCAGCGTGACCCTGCTGCTGCTCTTCTTCGGCCTGGCCGGACAGCTCTTCTACTGCGCCTTCTACCTGCAAGGGGTGCACGGGCTGTCGGCGCTGGCCGCCGGGGGCGTGATGGCGTCCGCCGCGGGCGGCATCGTCCTCGGCAACCAGGTCTCCCCCGCCCTCTGCCGGCTCCTGACCGTCCGCTGGTGCGCGATCGCCGGGATACTCCTGGCCGGACTGACCTTCGGCGGTTACGTGGCCTTCACCGCGGACACCCCGGTGGCCTGGATCGCGGGGGTCCTCTTCGCGCAGGGCACCGGTATCGGGCTGGTGGTCGCGCCGATGACGGCGGAGATGATGGCCGCCCTGCCGCGGCGGTACACCGGCGCCGGCGCGGCCGTCAGCGCCGCGACCCGGCCGGTGGGCAGCACGCTCGGGGTCGCGGTGCTCGGCTCCGTGCTCGCCACCGCCTACCGCGGGAACATCCGGCCCGCGCTCGACGGACTGGCCCCGGGGACACGGGACCGGGCCATGGACTCCGCGGAGGCCACCCGCGCGGTGGCCAGATCGCTGAACCGGCCCGATCTCCTCGCCGCCGCGAACCGCGCCTATCTGCACGCCATGTACGTCACCGCCACATGGACGGCGCTGCTGTCCCTGGCCGGCGCCGTGCTCGTCATCGGATATTTCCGGCCGCGACCATCACAGACGGAGGCAGCAAGTGGAGATGGATCTGCGCCACCTGCGGATCGTGCTCACCGTAGCTGA
- a CDS encoding acyl carrier protein, which translates to MQTALQKEIRHFVLSTITEDMNHPLDTDEITDDSPMGTGGIDIDSLGLIELVLRLERRFGVKFPDSDIEQAGAMNLGDLVNEVVERGGTA; encoded by the coding sequence ATGCAGACGGCCTTGCAGAAGGAGATCCGCCACTTCGTGCTCAGCACGATCACCGAGGACATGAACCATCCGCTCGACACCGATGAGATCACCGACGACAGCCCCATGGGCACCGGCGGAATCGACATCGACTCGCTGGGCCTGATCGAACTGGTCCTGCGGCTGGAGCGCCGATTCGGTGTGAAGTTCCCGGACAGCGATATCGAGCAGGCCGGTGCGATGAACCTGGGCGACCTGGTCAACGAGGTCGTCGAGCGGGGCGGCACGGCATGA
- a CDS encoding 3-dehydroquinate synthase II: MKFAWIDLRSVPQARLESVVDAAIHTRMRGVLCDDESVLKSLPPTVTAVTTTTVTEEGQLHDLGADTAGWVDVHDEPSLRLACAAAVALPFTVVRFADPTKIPLEIVLAAADRSAGKLVTVCADLEEAATVLDVLERGSDGVLLAPSDADEVFALARLLEAGSEPLRLTTLYVDGIEHHGLGDRVCVDTCTHFAEDEGILVGSYSTGFILCCSETHPLPYMPTRPFRVNAGALHSYVLGPENRTNYLSELRSGSTTLAVNAEGRTRPVTVGRAKLESRPLLTVTARSAEDVVVSLTVQDDWHVRVLGPGGKVHNVTELRPGDELLGYLATDQRHVGFPIGEFCKEN, from the coding sequence ATGAAGTTCGCATGGATCGACCTCCGAAGCGTTCCGCAGGCACGGCTGGAGTCCGTCGTGGACGCCGCCATCCACACCCGGATGCGGGGTGTGCTCTGCGACGACGAATCCGTCCTGAAGTCGCTGCCCCCGACCGTCACCGCCGTCACCACCACGACGGTGACCGAGGAGGGCCAACTGCACGACCTCGGCGCCGACACCGCCGGCTGGGTCGACGTACACGACGAACCGTCGCTGCGGCTGGCGTGCGCCGCCGCCGTCGCACTGCCCTTCACCGTGGTCCGCTTCGCCGACCCGACCAAGATCCCCCTGGAGATCGTGCTCGCCGCCGCGGACCGCTCCGCGGGCAAGCTGGTCACCGTCTGCGCCGACCTGGAAGAAGCCGCCACCGTGCTGGACGTGCTGGAACGCGGCTCGGACGGCGTCCTGTTGGCCCCCTCCGACGCCGACGAGGTGTTCGCGCTGGCCCGGCTGCTGGAGGCCGGTTCCGAGCCCCTGCGGCTGACCACGCTGTACGTCGACGGCATCGAGCACCACGGGCTCGGCGACCGGGTGTGCGTGGACACCTGCACGCATTTCGCCGAGGACGAGGGCATCCTGGTCGGCTCCTACTCGACCGGCTTCATCCTGTGCTGCAGTGAGACCCATCCGCTGCCGTACATGCCGACCCGCCCGTTCCGGGTCAACGCCGGCGCCCTGCACTCCTATGTGCTCGGCCCGGAGAACCGCACCAACTACCTGAGCGAGCTGCGCTCGGGCAGCACGACGCTGGCCGTCAACGCCGAGGGCAGGACCCGGCCGGTCACCGTCGGCCGGGCCAAGCTGGAGTCCCGGCCGCTGCTGACCGTCACCGCGCGGTCGGCCGAGGACGTCGTGGTGAGTCTGACCGTCCAGGACGACTGGCATGTGCGGGTGCTCGGGCCGGGCGGGAAGGTGCACAACGTCACCGAGCTGCGGCCCGGCGACGAACTGCTCGGCTACCTGGCCACCGACCAGCGCCATGTGGGCTTTCCCATCGGCGAGTTCTGCAAGGAAAACTGA
- a CDS encoding phosphopantetheine-binding protein, producing the protein MTAESETRPRITADAVRELLSDPKIFSDLPADLDDDADLALDSLGLVWFLHQLELRYGVEVEPSEAFLAEFTSIRRITAYLADVHEP; encoded by the coding sequence ATGACCGCGGAATCCGAGACCCGGCCGCGGATCACCGCCGACGCGGTGCGGGAGCTGCTGTCCGACCCCAAGATCTTCTCCGATCTGCCGGCCGACCTGGACGACGACGCCGACCTCGCCCTGGACTCGCTGGGGCTGGTGTGGTTCCTGCACCAGCTGGAGCTGCGCTACGGCGTGGAGGTCGAGCCGAGCGAGGCGTTCCTCGCCGAATTCACCTCGATCCGCCGGATCACCGCGTACTTGGCGGACGTCCATGAGCCGTGA
- a CDS encoding 2-amino-3,7-dideoxy-D-threo-hept-6-ulosonate synthase, with amino-acid sequence MTDIGKSFRMRRLSAVGDGRHLFVPLDHSVSDGPVVPQARWNGLLRAVVDGGADAVIVHKGRARTIAPAILRHCALVVHLSAGTAHAADADAKVLVGEVEEAVRLGADAVSVHVNLGSDTEHRQLTDLGTVAASCDVWNMPLLAMIYPRGPRIADPHDPALLAHAVNIAADLGADLVKTSVALPLERMAEVVDSSPLPVLAAGGPPDGSDLIGHGTSLMLAGCRGLAVGRRIFSAPSPASLVSRLAAVVHAVDAGTAPHPPTIATGAA; translated from the coding sequence ATGACCGATATTGGTAAATCATTCCGGATGCGGAGACTCTCCGCCGTGGGGGACGGAAGACATCTCTTCGTCCCGCTCGACCACAGTGTGTCCGATGGACCGGTGGTGCCCCAGGCCCGCTGGAACGGGCTGCTGCGGGCGGTGGTGGACGGCGGCGCGGACGCGGTCATCGTGCACAAGGGCCGGGCCCGCACCATCGCACCGGCCATCCTGCGCCACTGCGCCCTGGTGGTGCACCTGAGCGCCGGAACCGCGCACGCGGCCGACGCCGACGCCAAGGTGCTCGTCGGCGAGGTCGAAGAGGCCGTGCGGCTGGGCGCGGACGCGGTGAGCGTGCATGTGAATCTCGGCTCGGACACCGAACACCGGCAGCTCACCGACCTCGGGACCGTCGCGGCCTCGTGCGACGTCTGGAACATGCCGCTGCTCGCGATGATCTATCCGAGAGGGCCGCGGATCGCCGATCCGCACGACCCGGCGCTGCTCGCCCACGCGGTCAACATCGCCGCGGACCTGGGTGCCGACCTGGTGAAGACCTCGGTCGCGCTGCCCCTGGAACGGATGGCCGAGGTGGTGGACTCCAGCCCCCTGCCGGTCCTCGCCGCAGGGGGCCCGCCCGACGGCTCGGACCTGATCGGTCACGGGACCTCGTTGATGCTGGCCGGCTGCCGGGGCCTCGCGGTCGGCCGCCGGATCTTCTCCGCACCCTCCCCCGCCTCGCTGGTGAGCAGGCTCGCCGCCGTCGTCCACGCCGTCGACGCCGGAACGGCCCCCCACCCTCCGACGATTGCGACAGGAGCCGCATGA
- a CDS encoding flavodoxin family protein: MSALTDPVHLAIACHGGRGHTARLGEAVRAGASRVPHTEVTTVRVDRITDQEWQRLDDAHAIVFGAPTYMGTASSAFHTFAEASARRWLSRRWQDKLAAGFTNSGSMAGDKAGTLGYFATLAAQHGMLWVSLGLAPGWNSSSGSEFDPNRLGFYQGAAAQSPVDDRSGTVHTSDLATAEHLGQRVAELTRTVVAGRRALES; the protein is encoded by the coding sequence ATGTCCGCCTTGACCGACCCGGTACACCTCGCGATCGCCTGTCACGGCGGCCGCGGCCACACCGCCAGGCTGGGAGAGGCGGTACGAGCCGGAGCGAGCCGGGTACCGCACACCGAGGTCACCACCGTCCGGGTCGACCGGATCACCGACCAGGAGTGGCAGCGGCTCGACGACGCCCACGCGATCGTCTTCGGCGCACCCACCTACATGGGCACCGCCTCGTCGGCCTTCCACACCTTCGCCGAGGCGAGCGCCAGGCGCTGGCTCAGCCGCCGCTGGCAGGACAAGCTGGCCGCGGGCTTCACCAACTCCGGCTCGATGGCCGGGGACAAGGCCGGCACCCTGGGCTACTTCGCCACCCTCGCCGCACAGCACGGCATGCTCTGGGTCAGCCTGGGCCTGGCCCCCGGCTGGAACTCCTCCTCCGGCAGCGAGTTCGACCCCAACCGGCTCGGCTTCTACCAGGGCGCGGCGGCGCAGTCCCCCGTGGACGACAGGTCGGGCACGGTGCACACGTCCGACCTCGCCACCGCGGAACACCTCGGACAGCGGGTCGCGGAGCTCACCCGGACCGTCGTCGCGGGCCGGCGAGCGCTGGAGTCGTGA
- a CDS encoding response regulator transcription factor, which yields MIYPADTDQSTADQTRLLLVEDDRETADMLTELFSSEGYRVDVAFDGHRGLHLGLSRRHQVMVIDRMLPGIDGLDLVKRLRRVGLTTRVLMLTALGELGDRVSGLDSGADDYLVKPFEVDELLARVRALHRRGLFDAEVLPLGDGQLDLQRREVRLADGRCVELSLRECALLHTLADGPRTVYGRSHLRERVFPDTSADSIVDTYVYYLRRKLGRDVVRTVRGSGYQMGTL from the coding sequence ATGATCTATCCAGCCGATACAGACCAGTCGACTGCGGATCAGACACGGCTGTTACTGGTCGAGGACGACCGGGAAACCGCAGACATGCTGACCGAACTGTTCAGTTCGGAGGGTTACCGCGTCGATGTCGCGTTCGACGGCCATCGGGGGCTTCATCTGGGTCTCAGCCGACGACATCAGGTGATGGTCATCGACCGCATGCTCCCCGGCATCGACGGCCTCGATCTGGTGAAACGGTTGCGCCGGGTCGGCCTCACCACCCGGGTCCTGATGCTGACCGCCCTGGGGGAACTGGGCGATCGGGTCAGCGGCCTCGACTCCGGCGCGGACGACTACCTGGTCAAGCCGTTCGAGGTGGACGAACTGCTGGCCAGGGTGCGGGCGCTGCACCGGCGCGGCCTCTTCGACGCCGAAGTCCTTCCGCTCGGCGACGGACAGCTCGACCTCCAGCGCCGCGAGGTCCGTCTCGCCGACGGCAGGTGCGTTGAGCTGTCCTTGCGGGAATGCGCGTTGCTCCACACGCTGGCGGACGGCCCCAGGACCGTGTACGGCCGCTCACACCTGCGAGAACGCGTGTTTCCCGACACCTCGGCCGACTCCATCGTCGACACCTACGTCTACTACCTGCGGCGGAAACTGGGCCGCGATGTCGTCCGCACCGTACGCGGGAGCGGCTACCAGATGGGAACGCTGTGA
- a CDS encoding LysR family transcriptional regulator, whose product MDLRHLRIVLTVAEAGSISHAATRLNIAQSGLSTQLRRIEQEFGGPLFRRRPQGVVPTELGVHVLGRARELLDEFGDLLTTARTLARPAEPPQAVALGGVDNPWVPRIAALIRERLPHHEQLTYLEPSSQAVLELLRTEKIALAVVSEFPDVVAPPVRDFTVRDLDTEPVLIGLAPGHRLAHRQRLTLEELAEDVWVAPGDRSDGLGLSLRIACERAGFTPRFRYFGADQTTTAAIVSAGNAVGVFLSPGDHCQGIVWKRLANGRLWRRTRLVWDAASPLAGLAEDIDSGALDWRGRRAS is encoded by the coding sequence ATGGATCTGCGCCACCTGCGGATCGTGCTCACCGTAGCTGAGGCGGGCAGCATCAGCCACGCGGCCACCAGACTGAACATCGCGCAATCCGGACTGTCCACGCAGCTCAGACGCATCGAGCAGGAATTCGGCGGTCCGCTGTTCCGCCGCCGCCCCCAGGGCGTGGTGCCGACCGAACTCGGCGTCCATGTGCTGGGGCGGGCCCGGGAGCTGCTCGACGAGTTCGGCGATCTGCTCACCACGGCGCGGACGCTGGCCCGGCCGGCCGAACCGCCGCAGGCCGTCGCGCTGGGCGGAGTGGACAATCCGTGGGTGCCGCGGATCGCCGCGCTCATCCGGGAGCGGCTGCCGCACCACGAACAGCTCACCTATCTGGAGCCGTCCTCCCAGGCCGTGCTGGAGCTGCTGCGCACCGAGAAGATCGCGCTCGCGGTCGTCAGCGAGTTCCCGGACGTGGTGGCGCCCCCGGTCCGCGACTTCACCGTCCGCGACCTGGACACCGAACCGGTGCTGATCGGACTGGCCCCCGGCCACCGGCTGGCCCACCGGCAACGGCTCACCCTCGAAGAACTGGCCGAGGACGTCTGGGTCGCGCCCGGTGACCGCTCGGACGGTCTCGGCCTGAGCCTGCGGATCGCCTGCGAACGCGCCGGGTTCACCCCCCGGTTCCGGTACTTCGGCGCCGACCAGACCACCACGGCGGCCATCGTGAGCGCCGGGAACGCGGTCGGGGTCTTCCTCTCACCGGGCGACCACTGCCAGGGGATCGTGTGGAAACGACTGGCGAACGGCCGGCTGTGGCGCCGGACGCGGCTGGTGTGGGATGCCGCGTCGCCGCTGGCCGGGCTCGCGGAGGACATCGACAGCGGCGCGCTGGACTGGCGCGGACGGCGCGCCTCGTGA
- a CDS encoding class I adenylate-forming enzyme family protein, with the protein MAAGMSELVETLFDVHPGELPYLVHGERPVSRAEVRDAAAMEAGVFAGHGIGEGHTVMLRIPPSLTQIEVLFALWRLGAQVMLVDHRLKPSEVDALRALCHPQFLVSAGTAGRSPLSFEPRYEVVTSRCAGGRAAATEHRLVQFSSGSTGLPKVIGRTPASLAAEIDRFTRIAGMPTAGERVLLLSSTAHSFGLIAGVLHSLAAGVSAVFARRVSAKDILAAAGHHDVHAIFGTPFHYELLSTARDLPALPALRAAVSGGEIMPPETAARFAGRFGVGVGESYGTTETGVIAMEVSGASRPTVGPAAPGVRLRVHEGELEVWLPDGSPYLHASGGDRYADGWLRTRDRAELDASGAVRLLGRGDSLVVIGGLKVDLTEVEAVLREHPGVRGAVVVHAGTTEAYVATGPDGPAAGDLLRWCRDRLADYKVPRVVHVLTDLPRTSNGKLIRRREALLARSPRR; encoded by the coding sequence ATGGCCGCGGGCATGAGCGAGCTCGTCGAGACGCTGTTCGACGTCCATCCCGGCGAGCTGCCCTACCTCGTGCACGGCGAGCGCCCGGTGAGCCGGGCCGAGGTCCGGGACGCCGCGGCCATGGAGGCGGGCGTCTTCGCCGGGCACGGCATCGGCGAAGGGCATACGGTGATGCTGCGGATACCGCCGAGCCTCACCCAGATCGAGGTGCTGTTCGCGCTGTGGCGGCTGGGTGCCCAGGTGATGCTGGTCGACCACCGGCTCAAACCGTCCGAAGTGGACGCCCTGCGCGCGCTGTGCCATCCGCAGTTCCTGGTCAGCGCGGGTACGGCAGGCCGTTCGCCGCTCAGCTTCGAGCCCCGGTACGAGGTGGTCACCTCGCGGTGCGCGGGCGGCCGCGCCGCAGCGACCGAGCACCGGCTGGTGCAGTTCAGCTCGGGCTCGACCGGGCTGCCCAAGGTGATCGGGCGGACCCCGGCCTCCCTGGCGGCCGAGATCGACCGGTTCACCCGGATCGCGGGGATGCCGACCGCGGGTGAGCGGGTGTTGCTGCTCAGCTCGACCGCGCACAGTTTCGGCCTGATCGCCGGGGTGCTGCACTCCCTGGCCGCGGGCGTATCGGCGGTGTTCGCCCGGCGGGTGTCGGCCAAGGACATCCTCGCCGCCGCCGGGCACCACGACGTCCACGCGATCTTCGGCACGCCGTTCCACTACGAACTGCTGAGCACCGCCCGCGATCTGCCCGCCCTGCCCGCCTTGCGCGCGGCGGTCTCCGGAGGGGAGATCATGCCGCCGGAGACGGCCGCCCGGTTCGCCGGCCGGTTCGGCGTCGGGGTCGGCGAATCGTACGGAACCACCGAGACGGGCGTCATCGCGATGGAGGTGAGCGGCGCCTCGCGGCCCACCGTCGGCCCGGCGGCGCCCGGTGTGCGGCTCCGCGTCCACGAGGGCGAGCTGGAGGTGTGGCTGCCGGACGGCTCACCGTATCTGCACGCCTCCGGCGGCGACCGGTACGCCGACGGCTGGCTGCGCACCCGGGACCGGGCCGAGCTGGACGCCTCCGGCGCCGTGCGGCTGCTGGGCCGTGGCGACTCCCTCGTGGTCATCGGCGGCCTCAAGGTCGATCTGACCGAGGTGGAAGCCGTGCTGCGGGAACACCCCGGCGTCCGAGGGGCCGTGGTCGTGCACGCCGGCACCACCGAAGCCTATGTGGCCACCGGACCGGACGGCCCCGCGGCCGGGGACCTGCTGCGCTGGTGCCGGGACCGGCTGGCCGACTACAAGGTGCCCCGCGTGGTCCACGTCCTGACCGATCTGCCCCGCACCTCCAACGGAAAGCTCATCAGGCGCCGCGAGGCCCTGCTCGCCCGCTCTCCCCGACGCTGA
- a CDS encoding beta-ketoacyl-[acyl-carrier-protein] synthase family protein, with protein MSREVLLTGFGVRTAFGTGADPLREGVFDGRPAFAPITRFDTGPYRTHVAATGGGAAPLREVLADVAGAAVGMAGLRDSAEAAVLVGTAGDFTGLTRFWRGTEPPGLPGPPVGAAETVPAWQAETLADTLGVRGPRLAFTSACVASATAVAHACLLIASGRADIAICAGAYLVEEENLAKFGSGFALSRDGMMRPFCADRSGLLLGDGAAAVVLESAEGARRRGARALAALTGWGAASDAHHIARPHPEGAGLVTAAARALRRAGGPRIDYVNAHGTATKYNDPAETRGLRTLLGADADRVPVSSTKSTTGHLLEASGVVELVITLLALRDGVLPPTAGFTEPDPDCDLDYVPNRPHKADIRRALTLNAAFGGANTALLLERV; from the coding sequence ATGAGCCGTGAGGTGCTGCTGACCGGGTTCGGGGTGCGCACGGCCTTCGGTACCGGGGCGGACCCGCTGCGGGAGGGCGTATTCGACGGGCGTCCCGCGTTCGCGCCGATCACCCGCTTCGACACCGGCCCGTACCGGACCCACGTGGCCGCCACCGGCGGCGGGGCCGCCCCGCTGCGGGAGGTGCTGGCCGATGTCGCCGGGGCGGCGGTCGGCATGGCCGGGCTGCGAGACAGCGCGGAGGCCGCCGTCCTGGTGGGCACCGCGGGTGACTTCACCGGTCTGACCCGCTTCTGGCGCGGCACGGAACCGCCCGGCCTCCCCGGCCCCCCGGTCGGCGCCGCGGAGACCGTGCCCGCGTGGCAGGCCGAAACCCTCGCGGACACGCTCGGCGTCCGCGGCCCCCGGCTGGCGTTCACCAGCGCGTGCGTGGCCTCGGCCACCGCGGTCGCGCACGCCTGTCTGCTCATCGCCTCCGGCCGGGCCGACATCGCGATCTGCGCGGGGGCGTACCTGGTGGAGGAGGAGAACCTGGCCAAGTTCGGCTCGGGATTCGCCCTGTCCCGCGACGGGATGATGCGGCCGTTCTGCGCCGACCGCAGCGGGCTGCTCCTCGGGGACGGGGCCGCCGCCGTCGTCCTGGAGTCGGCCGAGGGCGCCCGGCGCAGGGGGGCGCGTGCGCTCGCCGCGCTGACCGGCTGGGGCGCCGCCTCCGACGCCCACCACATCGCCCGGCCGCACCCGGAGGGCGCCGGGCTGGTCACCGCCGCCGCGCGGGCCCTGCGGCGGGCGGGCGGCCCGCGGATCGACTACGTGAACGCGCACGGCACCGCGACCAAGTACAACGACCCCGCCGAGACCCGGGGGCTGCGCACGCTCCTCGGCGCGGACGCGGACCGGGTGCCGGTGAGCTCGACCAAGAGCACGACCGGACATCTGCTGGAGGCCTCCGGAGTGGTGGAGCTTGTGATCACCCTGCTCGCGCTGCGGGACGGCGTGCTGCCGCCCACCGCCGGGTTCACCGAACCGGATCCGGACTGCGACCTCGACTACGTGCCGAACCGGCCGCACAAGGCCGACATCCGGCGGGCGCTCACCCTCAACGCCGCGTTCGGCGGCGCCAACACCGCACTGCTCCTGGAGCGCGTATGA